Below is a window of Mucilaginibacter sp. PAMC 26640 DNA.
GAAAGTGATGGTGAATTACATAGGCGGCGATTACGCAACTGTCCCGCAAAAATATGTGGCCTGCTCGCCGATAGAATTTGTTAACAAAACAACCGTGCCAACGCTGATAATTCATGGGGATAACGATGTGCTGGTGTCGCCCGGGCACAGTCGCAGGCTGGATAAAAAATTAACCGAGTATAACATTAAGCACTTTTGGCTAAAATTGCCATGGGCAACGCACGGCTTTGATTATAATTTGAACGGACCCGGCGGCCAGTTATCAACTTACGTGGTAGAACGCTTCATAAACACAGTAACCAAATAATAAGCACAAAACAGCCATCATTCGTAATTACCTTACCTGCTTAGCGCTATAAAGTTTGCGGAAAGGGGCAGACTCGATTAAAAACCTCTAATCCCATGATCGCTACGTTAAACTAACTAGGCTGCTAGCTGGAGTTCTACTTTGTTAAGCAACGAATTCATATCGAACGGTTTGCTCAATATATCATTTGGTGCGCCTTCTTGTTTAAGAGAATCTTCTATATCATCATTTGCTGAGCAAATAATAATTGGTAAATTTTGAGTTGCTTTATTGTGCTTCAAAATTCGGCAGATATCACGCCCGTCCACACCCGGTAACATGATATCCAAAATCAACAGATCAGGAAGGGTATCTTTTATTTGAGCTACTACGCTATCGCCACGATGTAAAGTAGTAACCTGATAACCACTATTTGTAAGAATGTATCCCATAACCTCGGCTATAAGCTCATTATCGTCTACAATTAATATCTTCTTGGTCATGGCGATTGTTTTTCAACAGGTTATGCAAACCCCGTGCCGCTCATTAACTGTTACTTAAAATAATTATGCCGTGCTAAATAATGTGCAGTATATCCTACACTTTTTGATATTATAGAAGAATAAAGCACCGTTTTGGAGTGGCGGGTCTGGTGCAAATATCCTTAAAGAACAAAAATTAAAATGATCTGCAATATTTTCTTTGGTGGGCCAGTCGCCGCGGAACTATTTCGTCCTTACCAATGCTTGCCTATCGTTCTAATCCAATGGAATGCCCTATCGGCACCGGCAATTTGTCGTTAAGCTTTTTTTGCTTTTAGTAATTTTAAATCGTTCGTCAAAAGGTGTAATAGTTCCCTGTCGAATTGGATCGTCAATTTACCGGCGTTGATTTTTTTTAGCGTTTTCATATTTATTGTGATGTAGGGTAGTTATTCCTTTATGGCCATTTTGGTGATCTGGAAGCTTTCGTAAGCCATCTTCTGGTTATACTCGTTCGCAAGTGATTTGTAATTTGCCAAATCCACAATTGAACCAACGAAACACAAGCCAATAGTAAACAGATATAAGATGCCCATGCCAATTTGCCCGATAATAAAGCGCTGCAAACCGGGAACGAGGAACAAACCAATAAGGCAAAAGATGAGCATATCCTGGTGGCTTTTGCGTTTGCTTTGGTAAACCATAAAAAAATATTGCTTTTGCGCATCGCTAAGATCGTTTGTAGCTTGTTGCAAAATGCTCATCTCCTCAGTGCTAAGGTCCGCGAAGCCCATATACGGATTTTGTTGATACATGTTCATTGTATTGATTTTTAATTTGTTAGTGTTAATTTCTGATGTAAAACTACTATCAAATCAAGGGCAACGCAATAAGAATTAGGCAGTTTGTAATAAACTATCGGTAAACACTGGAGAAACTACGGTGAACTGCCGCGTGGTTTTTTTGGCCGACTAGCAACAGGCCGGTGAACAGTAACTATTTGCTTTTTACGATAAGGTATAAACTTGCGGATTAATCAATCGGTATATCCGGTACAGAATAATAAAAACAGCAGGAATACCCAGCCAGTGCGCTTGAAAGGATCTTGAAATATCTCCGTGAAAGAAATAAGCGATAGAGTGCCCAAGGCCGCAACCGGGGCACCAGGTTATGCCGATTTGCTTAAGAGGGCACAGGCTAAAATGCGAATGGTTTGCCGGGTTAGTAAACGCCAGGCAAACCATTGCAGTTGTCCAAAATACGAGTTCGAAATATTTATCGAAAAGTTTTTTAATCAACTTTGTTACTTTTGGTTGTCAGTAATAAAGATACAGCAAATGCCTCTATTATCCCAACCAATAACGCACCGAAAATTCGGCCGCTAAAACTCTGAAAGCTAGTCTCGGTCCCGGTCGGTAGTATCCAGTTAATGTATACCACACCGGCAAAACCTGCCACAACGCCGCCAATCAGCAGAATTTTAAAACTCTGGATCAGAGCCTCCAGAAAACCCATATTGCCATTAAGCTCACCATCCCTAAAGTTTTTAACCCCAAAAAACAAACCGATAAGCGGTATAAGTATGGAAACGTATTCGATAGGCGACACGATGCTGTCCCCCAGATTGTAGCCGGTTTGGCGCATCACGAAAAGCCAGATAATGCTAAGTACACCTATTAATAAACCGAAAATTACTGAATTCTTCATGATAGTTATAAAGTTTGGTAGCTAAGTTTGTTAGTTTAATCTCCGTTACCCGGAATATCATTTAAAAGTAAACAATAGGCGTTTTTGTTTGCTATAATTTTTGATAAAAAAATCCCGGGGCCTCAAAGGCTCATTTTTAATTATATTTGAAACGTTTTGAACATTCGTGATATATTAGATAGGTATAAGGCCGACGAGCGGATAAAGGCACTGGCGCAGGCGCTTAATGCCAGCAAAAATCCCAGGGTTCAGCTGAGAGGTTTAGTTGGATCGGGTGATGCGGCCATGGCGGCAGCATTGTATTTTTTGCAGCACAATCATATGATCTTCGTGCTGCCAGAACGTGAAGAAGCTTCTTATTTCCAGGCCGATCTGGAAAACCTTACCGGGAAAGAGGTTTTACTTTTCCCGTCGTCCTATCGCAAAGCATTTGAATTTACCCAGCCCGATAGCAGCAATGTGCTGGCCCGGGCAGAGGTTTTGAATGAACTGAACCATTCCACCGAATATGGTCAGCTGATTGTTACCTACCCCGAGGCAATTGCCGAGAAGGTTATTGACCGGGCATCGCTGGAAAAAAATACACTTGAAATAGCTGTAAACAATAAGCTCAATATAGAATTCATCAGCGAATTTTTGGTGGAGTACGATTTTGACCGCGTGGATTTTGTTTACGAACCCGGGCAATTCTCCGTACGCGGCGGCATTGTAGATATCTTCTCATTTTCGCATGATCTGCCTTACCGGGTAGAATTCTTCGGTGATTTTATCGAGTCGATCCGTACTTTCGAGATCGAGAGCCAGCTATCGGTAGAAAAAGTGAAGAACATCACGATAGTGCCAAACGTGCAATCTAAATTTCTTACAGAGAATAACATTTCCCTGCTGGAATATGTGGATGCCGGTACGCAGGTCTGGCTTAAAGATGTACAGTTTACCCTGGATATTATCCAAACCGGGCACAAAAAGGCTACCCAACTGTGGAAAGCCTTATCTGCCGAAGAAAAGAATCAAAACCCCGACTGGATTGACCCCAAGTTTAGTTTTACAGACGAAAAGCTGATCGCAGATCAGCTGCACGATTTCCCGCTGGTAGAATTCGGCAAGCAGTTTTTTTACAATGATGCTACCCCTATCAATTTTGAAATGCGGCCGCAGCCATCCTTCAATAAGGATTTTAGCCTGCTGATCCACAATTTTAAGAATAACGAGGCAGAGAAAGTTGAGAACTACATTCTTACCGATAGTGCGAGGCAGGTAGAGCGCCTTTATGCGATACTGGAGGACCTGGATAAAACGGTGAAGTTTACGCCGATCAGTGTCTCCATCCGCGAAGGTTTTATAGATAAAGAACAAAAGCTGGCCTGTTATACTGATCACCAGATCTTCGACAGGTACTACAAATACAAACTTAAAAAAGGCTATCAGCGTTCACAGGCGATTACCCTGAAAGAGCTTCGTGAACTGAAACCCGGAGATTTCATCACTCACATCGATCACGGCATCGGCAAATATGCCGGACTGGAAAAAGTAGAGGTGAATGGTAAGGTGCAGGAAATGATCCGCCTGATCTACGCTGATAATGACCTGCTGTATGTGAACATCAACTCCCTGAACCGCATCAGCAAATACAGTGGCAAGGAAGGCACGCAGCCCCGCATGAATAAACTGGGTACCGACACTTGGGAGCGCCTCAAAAAAACCACAAAAAAAAAAGTTAAAGACATTGCGCGCGACCTGATCAAACTTTACGCGGTACGTAAGGCTCAAGACGGTAATGCTTTTTCTCCTGATAGTTATTTGCAAACCGAATTGGAGGCCTCTTTTCTTTACGAAGACACCCCCGACCAGGAGAAGGCCACCGTTGACTTTAAAAAGGATATGGAAGCCCCGCACCCTATGGACCGCCTCATTTGCGGCGATGTGGGCTTTGGCAAAACGGAGATAGCTGTACGTGCGGCGTTTAAGGCCGTTGCGGATAGCAAGCAGGTAGCCATATTAGTGCCAACCACTATCTTGGCAGCCCAGCACTACAAAACCTTTAGCGAGCGGCTGAAGGGTTTCCCGGTGAACATTGATTATGTTAACCGTTTTAAAACCAGCAAGCAGATCAAAGACACCCTTACCAATCTTAAGGATGGCAAGGTTGATATCATCATCGGTACGCACCGTTTGGTAAGTAAGGATGTGAAGTTTAAGGATCTCGGCCTGATGATCATCGATGAAGAGCAGAAGTTTGGCGTATCTACCAAAGAAAAGCTGAAACAGATGCGCGCCAATGTGGATACGCTAACCCTAACCGCTACCCCAATTCCCCGCACATTGCATTTTTCATTGATGGGGGCCAGGGACCTTTCTATTATCTCCACGCCACCGCCCAATCGCCAGCCGGTAGTTACCGAGCTGCATGTATTTAACGATAAGTTAATTAAAGAAGCCGTTGAACACGAGATAGAGCGGGACGGCCAGGTGTTCTTTATCCATAATCGCGTAGCTGACCTGCCGCAGTTAGGCGGCATGATCCATAAACTGGTGCCTAAAGCGCGTATCGGTATTGCCCACGGGCAATTGGAAGGTGATGCACTGGAGGATGTGATGCTGAAATTTGTAAACCACGAATATGATGTATTGGTGGCCACTACCATTATCGAAGCTGGCCTTGACATTCCGAATGCCAACACCATTATCATTAATCACGCCCACATGTTTGGCTTGAGCGATCTACACCAGATGCGCGGCCGTGTGGGACGGAGCAACAAAAAAGCATATTGCTATTTGCTGAGTCCGCCCTTATCTACGCTCACCAACGAGGCCCGGAAACGCCTGAGTGCCATAGAAGAATTCAGCGATTTGGGCAGTGGTTTTAACGTAGCTATGCGGGATCTTGACATCCGCGGCAGCGGAAACCTGTTAGGTGCCGAGCAAAGCGGCTTTATTGCTGAGATCGGCTTTGAAATGTATCATAAGATTTTGGATGAAGCCATACAGGAGTTGAAAGAAGATGAGTTTAAAGGTGTATTCCCCGAGGAAAAGCCGAAACCATTTATCAGCTTTACCCAGATAGATACCGACCAGGAGATTCTGATACCAGACGAGTATGTAACCAGCATAGCCGAGCGCTATAACCTGTACACCGAACTGAGCAAACTGGAAAATGAAACCGAACTGGAAGCATTTAAACAACAACTGCATGACCGGTTTGGCCCTATCCCACGACAGGTAGATGATCTGCTGAACTCTATGCGCCTCCAATGGCTGGGCAAAGCCATCGGTTTTGAAAAGGTTTCGTTAAAGAAGAACGTACTACGCGGCTACTTTATCACCAATCAGCAATCTGCCTATTTCGAAACTGACGCCTTCCGTGAAGTACTTAATTTTGTGCAGCGCAACCCAAAGCGAACTAATCTGAAAGAAGTAAAAAACACTCTTCGTTTAAGTGTAGAACGGGTGGGCAATATTGACGAGGCTCTGGAGGTTTTGGAAGAGTTGATGGTGGTTGGGGTATAAGCAATAAAGTCGTCATGACGATGAATATCGGCATCCCACACGCACAGTGGGACTTTGCGTGTGAGATACTGAAATAAAGTCAGCAACGCGTTTAGGGTTAGCTCTCCTTTGTCTTACTCACCATTTCTGTAAAACTCTTCGCTGCGTTCGTAAAGTCTGATGGTACTAAAACAATAGTAGTAGTGTTGTTATCGATACCGATCTCCGAAAGCATCTGCATACGGCGGAGTTCCAAAGCAATCGGGCTGCCTTCCATTTGTTTGGCCCCCTGCGTAAGCTTGATAGAGGCTTCCAGTTCCGCTTCTGCTTTGATGATCCTGGCGCGTTTCTCGCGGATGGCTTCTGCCTCCCGGGCCATGGCACGCTGCATCGATTCCGGTATCTCCACATCTTTCATTTCTACCATTACGATCTTAATGCCCCATGGTTCAGTGGCTGCATCTACGATCTTTTGCATGGTAGCATTGATCTCTTCCCGCTCGCGGAGTACCTCATCCAAATGGTGCTGACCGATGATATTACGTAATGCCGTCACCGCAAACTGGTAAACTGCCATGTTGTAATTGGCCACTTTAATAATCGCATCCTCTGGGTTGATCACCTTAAACCACAGTACGGCATTTACTTTAATAGTAACACTATCCTTGGTAATGGTTTCCTGCTGCTCCAGGTCTACCGTGCGGGTACGCACATCCACAGTGATCTGTCTGTCTACAAACGGAATAATAAAGTATAGTCCCGGCCCGGCGGTGCGGTGGAAACGGCCCAAACGAAAAACAATAGCGCGTTGATACTCCTGTGCAATGTGCGCACTAATAACTACCAGCACAATGGCGACAGCTAATACAATAAGTAAATACATGATGTTGATTTGTTTAATTTTTATCGCCTGCCTGTAGGTTCCTGGGAGGGTTTTTAGGACGATCGGGGAAGATATCCGGTATGCGATTTGCGCGGTAAATGTAGAATAGATTTCGGGATTTGCAAAAATATATTTTAGTGGGAAGCTATCCTTTTTTGATAGCATTTTTTAAAAAAGCTTGGTGTGTAGCACTATAATGGACACTAAGATTTCTTAAAAAAACGCAAAGGATATGCATAAGGTCTAATTAAAACAATCTGCTTTGAACTACTAAGAAGTAAAAGAATCGACCAATAATAAATCTTACATGCTTTATCATCTTAGTGGGTCCCTTAGCGCACCATCTTACCCAATCTTCCTGTAAATCCCCTTTAGGTTCCTGCCCAACTCCCGGTAATCAAGGCCGTAACCCACCACAAAATCGTTCGGAACCTGGAACGCTACATATTTTAACTCCTCAATGCTATAAACCACCGAATCTGGCTTAAAAAGCAGCGATACCACGGTAATGGAAGCCGGCTCACGCAGCGTCAATTTTTGGATGAGATAGCGAATGGTATTACCGGAATCGATAATATCTTCTACCAGTATAATATCGCGGCCTTTGATATCCCCCGTCAGGTCGAAATCGTCGCGGATAGTTTGGGTACTGGATACGCCGCCAAAATAAGAGGACAGCTTGGTAAATGTAATTTCACAGGGCAGGATGATCTCTTTAAGCAGATCGGCAAAAAACATGAAACTTCCATTGAGAACACCCACAAATATTGGCGACTTGCCTTCAAAATCCTCGTTGATCTGTTGTGCAACTTCCGCAACCCGCTGAAGTACCTGTTCATAAGAAATCAGCGGTTCAAATTCCAGGTCGGCTATTTGTAGTTTCATCTCACTAAAATAAACTAAATCCGGATATCAGCGTGTAAAATTATCGTCATGAACATGAAAAAACCAAGCCGCGCAACCTAAACATTTGTAAACCCTTTGTTGGGCTTACTTATCGGGAATAATTTAAACATTATCTTTGCAGCCTCAATGATAGATCACTACGTACACGCGCTGCCCAATGGCATCCGCATATTATTTAAACATTCACCCTCGCCTATAACGCATTGCTGCTTTGTGCTTAACGCCGGATCGCGCGATGAGCAACCCGAGAAAGAAGGCCTGGCTCACTTTATAGAGCATATGCTTTTTAAAGAAACCGAAAGACGCAGCACCACTCAGATCCTTAACCGGCTGGAATTGGTTGGTGCGGACCTTAACGCTTATACCACCAAAGAATATACCTGTATCCACGCGTCGTTGCTTCAGCAACACCTGGAGCGGGCTGTAGATCTTTTTGAAGATATCCTGTTTCATTCCACCTTTCCGGAAGAAGAGATTGAAAAGGAGCGCGGTGTGATTCAGGATGAAATCGCGTCATACCTGGATCAGCCGGAGGAAGCCATTCAGGATGATTTTGAGGAGTATCTGTTTAAAGATCACCCCATCGGTAAAAATATTTTAGGCACCCCGGAAACGGTTGCTGCATTAAACGGTGCCGACATCAAACAATTTATGCTGGCCAACAACAATACCCACCAAATGGTATTTGCTGTATTTGGCGATTATGACTTCAACAAACTGATAAAGCTTTGCGAAAAGTATTTTGGTAACGTGCCCGGGAATACTGCGGTAAAGAACCGGGTAGCACCTTCGCCCATCACGGTTGCCGGGCACTACGTTAAACAACTCCCTATCTCGCAAACGCATTGCGTTTTGGGCAGCCGGGCCTATCCTTCGGCACATGAAAACAAGTATGGCTTATTACTGCTAAACAACCTGCTGGGTGGCATGGGTATGAGCAACCGGTTAAACCTGGAGATCCGGGAAAAATATGGCATCGCTTACACCATCGAAAGCAATTACACATCCCTTACCGATACCGGTATATTTTCCATTTACTTTGGCACCGATGCTGGCAAGGCCGATAAAGCATTGAAGCTGGTGCATAAAGAACTAAAAAAACTGCGAGATAATAAAATAGGGTCTTTACAGCTAAAACAAGCAAAGGAAAAGTTTATCGGGCAAATTGCTTTGGCCGAAGAAAGCCGCATGAGCCTCATCATCAGTATGGCTAAAAGCCTGCTCGATTTTAACCGGATCGATTCGCTGGAGGACATCTTTGAGAAGATAAATGGAGTAACAGGCGAAAAGTTGCTGGAAATTAGCAACGAAATATTTGATAATGACCGTATGATCACCTTATTATTTGAGCCTAAATAATAAAACCTGTATTTTTGTATAATGAAATATCCTATTGTGGCATATGGCGACCCGGTTTTAAGGCGCAAGGCCACTTCTATAGAGCCGGATGAGTATCCTCATATTAAAGAATTGGTTAATAACATGTACGAAACCATGTACGGTGCACGTGGTGTTGGTTTGGCCGCCCCACAGGTAGGTATGAGTATGCGCCTGTTTGTGGTGGACTGTACGCCCTTTGACGATGATGAACCGGAGCTAAAGGATTTCAAAAAGGCTTTTATCAACGCATCTATTTTAGAGGAGAGTGGTAAAGAGTGGTCTTTTAACGAAGGCTGTTTAAGCATCCCCGATATCAGGGAAGATGTATCCCGCAAACCAGAGATTCGCATATCCTACTACGATGAGGATTGGAAGCACCATGAAGCTACTTTTAAAGGTATGGCTGCCCGGGTTATCCAACATGAATATGATCATATAGAAGGTAAATTATTTACCGATAAGTTAAGCCCGTTACGTAAACGCCTAATAGAGAAAAAGCTCAACGATATCTCCAAAGGTGCTATTGACGTTGACTACAAAATGAAGTTCCCGGACGCGAAGAAAGGACGCTAAAAAAGAGAGGCAAGAAATCAAGAAGCAAGAAATCAAGATTTAAGAGCCAAGAAAGAGTGGATTCAAGATATCAAGACCTGAGAGCCAGGAGAGAAGTGATAGGGGAAGATTAGAATAAGATTCAAGAAATCAAGATCCAAGAGTCAGGAAATACCTGATATAATAAGAAAGCCGCAACAAATGTCGCGGCCTTCTTATTTGTAGGATATTTTATTTTGTCTCTTGAATCTTGATCTCTTGCTTCTTCTTTGTTCTTAATTGGCTTTTTTCTCCCCATCGGTGATCGACTTGATCAGACTACCCCAGGCAAGCGGGTTAAGCAACGGATTGGTTATGGAGTGCGAATTGACAATATTGGTATGCATTTGCTGGGCATTGGCCGACTGGATCTCCTGCCCGTCTCTCGGCAGTGATGTGTTCAGCGCGGCAAGGGTAGCTTTGCTTACGTTTTTTCGGGCAATTTCTAAATCGTCATCCGCTAGCTTCGCAGTGACAAAATCCCTGCGGAATTCATCAGTTGTGGCCCATGGAAATACCCTGAATACGGGTAAATTTGTAATAGCGGGTTTTATTTTTATCTGGGTGGTATAACTTTTATTTAAATTAGATGGAATGACAACTGTTACTGGGCTGTAACCCACCGCTGTAAAACTTACCGTATCCTGCTCATGAACAACAAATGAAAAATAGCCATTATAATTAGCTACGGTAACCGCGTTGTGATAACTTTTATTGGTGATGCTTACATAAGGCACAACGATACTGGCACTGTCGGCATTGTAAATAACGCCGGTAAATTGCACCAACGGTTTCTCCTTTTGGGCAAATGCCGAAAACGACACCAACAAAAATAATATGCCAACTAATCTTTTCATTTACAACTCGTACCTATTATACGGCCCCTGTTTTAAATTGTTTGTAAACAGGAACGCAAAAATACGCCATTCGAATACATCAGGGTGTAATTTAACAATCCTTAACACTACCTCAAGTTTTCAGGCAGCACAGCGTTAGGGTCGTCAATATCTGTGAGGTTTACCGCTTCTACGCTGGTTATATCCGGCACAGCCTTTTTGATGGCCTGCTCTATTCCCGCTTTCAAAGTCATGATGCTCATCGGGCAAGACCCGCATGAACCCAGCAATTTTAGCTTAACAACTCCTTCAGGCGTAATTTCTTCTACAGAAACGTTACCGCCATCTGCCTCCAAATATGGGCGAATGGTATCTAACGCTGCTTCCACCTGTTCAATTAAACTCATTTTGATCTTATATATACGTAAAGTTATTAATTATTTGCAACATTCATAACATTCGCCTTTTCAGCGTTAGCTATGGATACCTGCTGCGCAACGCGGCGGGCCATTTCCATAAATGCTAAGCTCATTTTGCCGTCCTCTTCCAGTACAATGGGCTTGCCGGCATCGCCGCTGTCGCTTATCCCCTTTATCAAAGGGATCTCTCCCAAGAATGGAACGTCTAAGGTTTGCGCCAGTTTCTGGCCGCCGCCCTGCCCAAATATGTAATACTTGTTATCCGGCAATTCAGCAGGGCTAAAATAGCTCATGTTCTCCACAATACCCAGTATTGGCACATTGATGGCATTCATCATAAACATGCCAATTCCTTTTTTAGCGTCGGCCAGCGCAACATTTTGTGGGGTGGTAACAATCACAGCACCAGTAACCGGGAAGCTTTGCGTTACGGTGATGTGAATATCGCCGGTACCCGGCGGCAGATCTATCACCAGGTAATCCAGCTCACCCCAGTCGGCATCATTAAACAATTGCTTAACCGCTGTTGATACCATTGGCCCGCGCCATGGCACGGGTTGATTAGGATCTGTAAAGAAACCTATCGATAGTAGTTTGATCCCGTATTTCTCAATTGGTTCAATGCGCGTTTTTCCGTTTACGTTAGTCGCCATCGGTCGCGCACCCTCCAGCCCGAACATGATTGGGATAGATGGCCCGTAGATATCTGCATCTATCAGGCCCACTTTAGCACCAGTTTTTGCCAGTGCAAGTGCCAGGTTAACTGATACCGTTGATTTACCTACACCACCTTTGCCTGAGGCTACGGCGATGATATTTTTAACACCGGGAACACCAGTGTTTTTTTGCGATGTAACACGCGAAGTCATGTTAACACTCACCTCAATCTCCGGGCTGATGAAATGCTTTATTGCGTTGCGGCAGGCATTTTCTATTAATGCCTTTAGTGGGCAGGCCGGGGTGGTTAAAATCACCGAAAAGCTCAACTTATTGCCATCGATAACAATATCCTGTATCATGTTTAAAGTAACCAGGTCCTTTTTCAGGTCGGGTTCTTCTACGTTGCTAAGCGCTTGTAAAACTTGTTCTTGCGTAATGCTCATATTATTATTGTTGCAAAAATACGAAAACAGGGGTCGGATAGCGTTGTTAATAAAACAAATAGCTGCAACCACGCGTTGCACCGCTGCATATTTAGTTTAGTTTTGAAGTAAATTTTTCAGATGCGCCGTATCAATCCTAAGTATATTCGTATTGCTGGTATAGTGGCTGCCGTGTTGGTGATTATCGTTTTAATTGGAGGATATATTGCTTACTCCAAACGCGAAGCCATACTGCAAAGTGCCATTGGCAAAGCTAAAGCAAAAGCAAAAAGGGATTATAATTTAGATGTAAAAATAGGTTCGGCACGGTTTACAGGACTGGCTACAGTTGCGTTTACCGATATCTCAATAGTTCCGGATCAGCGTGATAGCCTGCTATCTATCAAAACTTTTGATGTAAGCGTAAAGGTCCTGCCGCTCATTTTTGGCAATATTAAACTTGGTGATGTGGTATTGCAAAACGGGCACCTGAATTTAACCAATATTAAAGGGGTAAAAAACTTTGATTTCCTGTTTAAAAAGAAAAAAGACAGTACGAGCACTTCCAAAAAAGTAGATCTTGCCGACCTGAGCGATAACCTCATTAACCAGGTACTTTACAAAATCCCGGATAATCTCTCTCTTACCAATTTCTTGATATCGGCAACCGATGATAGTACCCATATCACAGCGCTTGCACAAACTGCCTTGATCCGTGACGGTAAGTTAGCCTCTACCATCAAAATAAACGATGGCATTGCAGCATCTACCTGGCACTTCGATGGCAAGATGCACCCATCAGATAAAGATATTGACATTCGCCTGTATGCAGACGGCAAAAAAGTGGAGCTGCCGATCATCGAAAAGAAGTTTAAAGTTAAACTGAACTTTGATACGCTAACCACCAAATTAACTAAAGTGCGCAACAGCGATGGTGAAACTAAAATTTACACTTATTGTGCCGTTCGCAACTTATTGATCAACCATGCCGGCCTGTCTACAACAGATATTATTGTACCTGCCGGGTCAATCGACGCAAATGTTTTTGTGGGATCAAACTACGTATCGCTGGATAGTTCATCGGTTATTCATTTGAAAAAGATTACCGCCAATCCTTATCTGAAGTATACTTTGAATCCTGTTAAGATCTACGAAATGAAGATCCATACCGGCTGGCTCAACGCTCAGGATATTTTTGATTCCTTTCCGGTTGGCATGTTTGAATCACTTGAAGGAATGCAGGTAGCAGGAAAGCTAAACTATAGTTTGAATTTTTTCATGAATTCCCAGCACATCGATGATCTTCAGTTCGATTCGAGGCTGGACCAAAATAACTTCCGAATAGTCAAATTCGGCAAAACCGATTTTGACAAGCTGAACAAAACTTTTGTATACGTGCCTTATGAAAAAGGCAAACCAATGTCGCCACATACCATCGGGCCCGAAAACCCTGAATTTACACCCCTTAACCAAATTTCACCTGATCTGCGTAACGCGG
It encodes the following:
- a CDS encoding transcription-repair coupling factor, encoding MNIRDILDRYKADERIKALAQALNASKNPRVQLRGLVGSGDAAMAAALYFLQHNHMIFVLPEREEASYFQADLENLTGKEVLLFPSSYRKAFEFTQPDSSNVLARAEVLNELNHSTEYGQLIVTYPEAIAEKVIDRASLEKNTLEIAVNNKLNIEFISEFLVEYDFDRVDFVYEPGQFSVRGGIVDIFSFSHDLPYRVEFFGDFIESIRTFEIESQLSVEKVKNITIVPNVQSKFLTENNISLLEYVDAGTQVWLKDVQFTLDIIQTGHKKATQLWKALSAEEKNQNPDWIDPKFSFTDEKLIADQLHDFPLVEFGKQFFYNDATPINFEMRPQPSFNKDFSLLIHNFKNNEAEKVENYILTDSARQVERLYAILEDLDKTVKFTPISVSIREGFIDKEQKLACYTDHQIFDRYYKYKLKKGYQRSQAITLKELRELKPGDFITHIDHGIGKYAGLEKVEVNGKVQEMIRLIYADNDLLYVNINSLNRISKYSGKEGTQPRMNKLGTDTWERLKKTTKKKVKDIARDLIKLYAVRKAQDGNAFSPDSYLQTELEASFLYEDTPDQEKATVDFKKDMEAPHPMDRLICGDVGFGKTEIAVRAAFKAVADSKQVAILVPTTILAAQHYKTFSERLKGFPVNIDYVNRFKTSKQIKDTLTNLKDGKVDIIIGTHRLVSKDVKFKDLGLMIIDEEQKFGVSTKEKLKQMRANVDTLTLTATPIPRTLHFSLMGARDLSIISTPPPNRQPVVTELHVFNDKLIKEAVEHEIERDGQVFFIHNRVADLPQLGGMIHKLVPKARIGIAHGQLEGDALEDVMLKFVNHEYDVLVATTIIEAGLDIPNANTIIINHAHMFGLSDLHQMRGRVGRSNKKAYCYLLSPPLSTLTNEARKRLSAIEEFSDLGSGFNVAMRDLDIRGSGNLLGAEQSGFIAEIGFEMYHKILDEAIQELKEDEFKGVFPEEKPKPFISFTQIDTDQEILIPDEYVTSIAERYNLYTELSKLENETELEAFKQQLHDRFGPIPRQVDDLLNSMRLQWLGKAIGFEKVSLKKNVLRGYFITNQQSAYFETDAFREVLNFVQRNPKRTNLKEVKNTLRLSVERVGNIDEALEVLEELMVVGV
- a CDS encoding hypoxanthine phosphoribosyltransferase, with the translated sequence MKLQIADLEFEPLISYEQVLQRVAEVAQQINEDFEGKSPIFVGVLNGSFMFFADLLKEIILPCEITFTKLSSYFGGVSSTQTIRDDFDLTGDIKGRDIILVEDIIDSGNTIRYLIQKLTLREPASITVVSLLFKPDSVVYSIEELKYVAFQVPNDFVVGYGLDYRELGRNLKGIYRKIG
- a CDS encoding zinc protease, with translation MIDHYVHALPNGIRILFKHSPSPITHCCFVLNAGSRDEQPEKEGLAHFIEHMLFKETERRSTTQILNRLELVGADLNAYTTKEYTCIHASLLQQHLERAVDLFEDILFHSTFPEEEIEKERGVIQDEIASYLDQPEEAIQDDFEEYLFKDHPIGKNILGTPETVAALNGADIKQFMLANNNTHQMVFAVFGDYDFNKLIKLCEKYFGNVPGNTAVKNRVAPSPITVAGHYVKQLPISQTHCVLGSRAYPSAHENKYGLLLLNNLLGGMGMSNRLNLEIREKYGIAYTIESNYTSLTDTGIFSIYFGTDAGKADKALKLVHKELKKLRDNKIGSLQLKQAKEKFIGQIALAEESRMSLIISMAKSLLDFNRIDSLEDIFEKINGVTGEKLLEISNEIFDNDRMITLLFEPK
- a CDS encoding peptide deformylase encodes the protein MKYPIVAYGDPVLRRKATSIEPDEYPHIKELVNNMYETMYGARGVGLAAPQVGMSMRLFVVDCTPFDDDEPELKDFKKAFINASILEESGKEWSFNEGCLSIPDIREDVSRKPEIRISYYDEDWKHHEATFKGMAARVIQHEYDHIEGKLFTDKLSPLRKRLIEKKLNDISKGAIDVDYKMKFPDAKKGR
- a CDS encoding ATP-binding protein, producing the protein MSITQEQVLQALSNVEEPDLKKDLVTLNMIQDIVIDGNKLSFSVILTTPACPLKALIENACRNAIKHFISPEIEVSVNMTSRVTSQKNTGVPGVKNIIAVASGKGGVGKSTVSVNLALALAKTGAKVGLIDADIYGPSIPIMFGLEGARPMATNVNGKTRIEPIEKYGIKLLSIGFFTDPNQPVPWRGPMVSTAVKQLFNDADWGELDYLVIDLPPGTGDIHITVTQSFPVTGAVIVTTPQNVALADAKKGIGMFMMNAINVPILGIVENMSYFSPAELPDNKYYIFGQGGGQKLAQTLDVPFLGEIPLIKGISDSGDAGKPIVLEEDGKMSLAFMEMARRVAQQVSIANAEKANVMNVANN